One stretch of Nocardia mangyaensis DNA includes these proteins:
- a CDS encoding winged helix-turn-helix transcriptional regulator — protein MPALLNTALPSPVPGEEHDHCPVTDALRRVGDKWTVLVVVLLGQRSHRFNEIHRGIEAISQRMLTRTLRGLEEDGLVHREVFATNPPSVEYSLTPLGRSLLDPISTLAQWAIEHQPTIAASRRVNNLQPRNN, from the coding sequence GTGCCTGCCCTGCTCAACACGGCGCTGCCGAGCCCGGTGCCGGGCGAGGAGCACGACCACTGTCCGGTGACCGATGCCCTCCGCAGGGTCGGCGATAAGTGGACTGTGTTGGTGGTGGTGCTGCTCGGGCAACGCTCGCACCGTTTCAACGAGATTCATCGAGGTATCGAGGCCATCAGCCAGCGCATGCTTACCCGCACGCTGCGCGGGCTGGAGGAAGACGGTCTGGTTCACCGAGAGGTCTTCGCCACCAACCCGCCCAGTGTGGAATACAGCCTCACACCGCTGGGCAGGTCACTCCTGGATCCGATCTCGACCCTCGCCCAGTGGGCCATCGAGCATCAGCCGACCATCGCCGCCAGCCGGCGCGTCAACAACCTCCAGCCCCGCAACAACTAG
- a CDS encoding site-specific integrase, whose protein sequence is MAAVGMRPQDLDRDQCLVFLREKGGSDRWQPVSPTLMRHLHDHATTRHAPFTGQLLRYHHGRPITGRRYDYIWSRVGESLPWVATQGVTTHWLRHTTLTWVERTFSYAVARAFAGHRGKTTGTTDTYVKAQVHEVAAALAVLTGEPHPLARGAGIPTPPKALTAD, encoded by the coding sequence GTGGCAGCTGTGGGGATGCGCCCCCAGGATCTCGATCGCGACCAATGCCTGGTGTTCCTTCGAGAGAAGGGCGGCTCAGACCGCTGGCAGCCCGTGTCGCCGACACTGATGCGGCACCTGCACGACCACGCGACCACCCGACACGCCCCGTTCACCGGCCAGCTATTGCGATACCACCACGGACGCCCGATCACCGGGCGCCGATACGACTACATCTGGAGCCGCGTCGGCGAATCGCTGCCCTGGGTAGCCACACAAGGTGTCACCACGCACTGGCTACGCCACACCACCCTGACATGGGTCGAACGCACATTCAGCTACGCCGTGGCACGAGCTTTCGCCGGGCACCGCGGAAAGACCACTGGCACAACCGATACCTACGTCAAAGCCCAAGTGCACGAAGTCGCGGCCGCACTAGCCGTCCTCACCGGCGAACCGCACCCGCTCGCCAGGGGAGCCGGAATTCCCACACCCCCGAAAGCCCTCACCGCCGACTGA